The DNA window GTCGCGTACTTCCTGTTGAGTCAAGTGATTTTAAGCAGAAAAGTGCTATCTTTTTACCTGAGAAGGCACGATATGATTATCTGCTCAATTTGCCAGACGATGCTGATTGTGGGAAGGCAGTCAATGAGGCTATGGAGTTAATTGAGGCAGAGAGTACTCAATTGAAAGGAATACTACCCAAAACATATACTTCTTTCAGAAATGATTTGTTGAAAGAATTGTTGCGTATTTTTAACAATAGTGCATTGAACGAAATCAACGATGATATCCTAGGTCGCATTTATGAGTATTTCTTAAATAAGTTTGCTTCAGCTATCGCATCGGATGATGGAGTTTTCTTTACACCTAAATCTCTAGTAAAGATGATTGTGAATATAATTGAGCCAACTCAAGGGATAGTGTTAGATCCTGCCTGTGGCAGTGGTGGAATGTTTGTTTCCTCCAGCGACTTTGTCAATTCTGAAGGAATCAATGCTAATTCTGCCATGACATTTTATGGACAAGAAAAAGTAGAGTTTAATGCGAAGTTATGTATCATGAATATGGCTGTACACGGATTAAATGCAAAAATCAAATCTGGTGATGAGGCTAACAGCTTCTATCATGATGCTCATAATCTGGAAGGGCGCTGCGATTATGTAATGGCTAATCCTCCATTTAATGTAGATAAAGTAAAAGCAGAATCTACTCAGAATGCAGGACGCTTACCTTTTGGGTTGCCGGGAGTAAATCAAAAAAAGGAAGTCTCTAATGCCAATTATCTTTGGATTTCATATTTCTATGCGTATTTAAATGATACTGGACGCGCTGGTTTTGTTATGGCTGCTTCTGCTACGGATAGTGGCAATAAGGATCGAGAAATCAGAAAACAGCTTATTCAGACAGGACATGTAGACTGTTTAATGTCAGTGGCTAATAACTTCTTTTACAAGGTTTCATTGCCTTGCTCCCTGTGGTTCTTTGATAAGGGAAAGAAAGAAGAATTAAAGGATAAAGTGCTTTTCATAGATTCGCGTAATTACTATACTGTAGTGGATCGAACACTCAATGAGTGGAGTGAATGGCAGATGAAAAACCTCAATGCCATTGTCTGGCTCTACCGTGGAGAGAAAGAAAAGTACACAAAATTATTACAGGATTATTGGACTCAAATTATCAATGATTACAAAGAATTTGATGCTGCATTTGAAAGTGTGTCGGTACTGTTGAATGGCTATGGTGAGAAACTTAAACCATTGAGAGTTCAGATTTCAGATATCGTTAAAAACTCAGAGGATATTAACCAGCTGTTACCGCTGAATGATTTGTTGAAAAAGTATAGTACAGAACTTAATGCTTCGTTAAAAGCTCTTTGTGAGTACGGTGATGGATTGGAGAAGGATGAAGCTAAGGTGTTTGCTAAATCCATCGATGAATCCGCAACAACTTGGGATCGCTTCAAAAAGTCTGTTTCTACTCGCATTGTGGAAGTAGTATCTCAAATCAAGGCCTGCCGTACAGTGATAAAAGAAGCAAAATGGCTCACTGAGAAATTCGGAGACGGCACATATACCGATGTTCTGGGACTTTGTAAAGTTGCAACTATAGATGAAATAGAAGAAAAGAACTGGAGCCTTACTCCTGGTGTATATGTGGGTGTTGCTCCTGTAGAAGAAGATGATGAAAACTTCGAAGAAAGAATGACCGAAATTCACAAGGAACTCTTAACATTACAGTCAGAGGCAAACAAGTTAATGGATACTATTTCGGCGAACTTTGAGGTGTTGGGTATATGAATAGAAAAGTACAATTAGGGGATTTATGCGATTTTATAAATGGTGGTGCTTGGAGTGATAAAGAGTATGTAAGTACAGGAATTCCTGTTCTTAAAGTATCAAATTTTAAACCATCTGGGTTTTTGTTAGAAGATGTTAGTAGATTACCGAATAGTAGTTTGGAAAAGTATAAGAAGCATCTTCTGCAAAAGGGAGATATGGTTATTGCTACAGTGGGGTCTCATCCTAATCTTGTAAATTCAGCTGCGGGTAGGAGTTGCGTAATAACCGACGAGGTTACAGGATACTTGCTTAACCAGAATGCTGTCTGTGTGAGAACTCTTGATTCGGAAGTTTTAGACCAGAAATACTTAACTTACCTTGGTAAATCTTTTTATTTTCAACATTATATTCAATCCCGTGGTAAAGGCGCAGCAAATCAAATGCGTATAGCGATAAGTGCAATTAAGGAATACGAATTAGAGCCTCCAGATATTGGCACACAACGACGCATTGCAGAAATTCTCTCAGCTTATGATGATTTAATAGAAAATAACCAAAAGCAGATTAAGTTGCTAGAAGAAGCTGCCATGAGGTTGTATAAAGAATGGTTTGTAAATCTTCGATTCCCTGGATATGAAAACAGTAAGATAGTTGATGGTGTGCCGGAGGGGTGGAGATTGGGTAGAGTTTCAGAGTTGGCTGAGTTTAAACGTGGAAAAACAATCACCAAAAAAAATGCTAAAGATGGCAATGTACCTGTAGTTGCTGGTGGTTTAGAACCTGCTTATTTTCACAATGTTGCTAATACTGTAGCTCCAGTTATTACTATAAGTGCTTCAGGAGCCAATGCAGGGTATACAAGATTGTATAATACTGATATCTGGGCATCAGACTGCTCATATATTGATGCGTCTTATGGAGATAAGCTCTACTTCATTTATACATTTTTGAAAAATAATAAAGAAGTAATTGATAATTTACAACGTGGAGCTGCGCAACCACACGTATATGCAAAAGATATTAATGCATTATCTACTTATATACCAGAATCTACTATTATGGAACCGTTTTGTAATTTAGTTGCTCCTTTATTCAAAAAAATAGCAGTTCAAGAACGATTAATTTCAGAATTAAAACAAGCGCGCGATAAACTACTTCCTAAACTTATGAGTGGTGAGATTGAGGTGTAATTATGGTTCAAATACCTTTAGAATTTATCCAGATGGTTGAAAATGATATAGAACTTATAAATAAACTAATTGATAGTGAGGCTGATGAAGAGACTTTGAAAAGCCTCCATATGGAGCTTGATGGTAAATATCAAGCATGCATAAAGAACTGGGATAATAGTATGTATGGTTGGGTTAAAAATTTTGGTTTTTCATATGAATTCTTAGGAGTATCAAGCTTACTATGCAATCTGAAAATAATGAAAGCAAAACTGACGTCCTATAAATATCAAGTTAACGCTATACCGAATATGGTTCCAGACACAACAGTTAATGTAAGCATTGATAATAATATTGATAT is part of the Peptococcaceae bacterium 1198_IL3148 genome and encodes:
- a CDS encoding class I SAM-dependent DNA methyltransferase encodes the protein MINIRKLESELWESADLLRQGSKLSSQEYCMPVLGLIFLRYAYSRFKYVEAEILKDRPVRNGRVLPVESSDFKQKSAIFLPEKARYDYLLNLPDDADCGKAVNEAMELIEAESTQLKGILPKTYTSFRNDLLKELLRIFNNSALNEINDDILGRIYEYFLNKFASAIASDDGVFFTPKSLVKMIVNIIEPTQGIVLDPACGSGGMFVSSSDFVNSEGINANSAMTFYGQEKVEFNAKLCIMNMAVHGLNAKIKSGDEANSFYHDAHNLEGRCDYVMANPPFNVDKVKAESTQNAGRLPFGLPGVNQKKEVSNANYLWISYFYAYLNDTGRAGFVMAASATDSGNKDREIRKQLIQTGHVDCLMSVANNFFYKVSLPCSLWFFDKGKKEELKDKVLFIDSRNYYTVVDRTLNEWSEWQMKNLNAIVWLYRGEKEKYTKLLQDYWTQIINDYKEFDAAFESVSVLLNGYGEKLKPLRVQISDIVKNSEDINQLLPLNDLLKKYSTELNASLKALCEYGDGLEKDEAKVFAKSIDESATTWDRFKKSVSTRIVEVVSQIKACRTVIKEAKWLTEKFGDGTYTDVLGLCKVATIDEIEEKNWSLTPGVYVGVAPVEEDDENFEERMTEIHKELLTLQSEANKLMDTISANFEVLGI
- a CDS encoding restriction endonuclease subunit S, with protein sequence MNRKVQLGDLCDFINGGAWSDKEYVSTGIPVLKVSNFKPSGFLLEDVSRLPNSSLEKYKKHLLQKGDMVIATVGSHPNLVNSAAGRSCVITDEVTGYLLNQNAVCVRTLDSEVLDQKYLTYLGKSFYFQHYIQSRGKGAANQMRIAISAIKEYELEPPDIGTQRRIAEILSAYDDLIENNQKQIKLLEEAAMRLYKEWFVNLRFPGYENSKIVDGVPEGWRLGRVSELAEFKRGKTITKKNAKDGNVPVVAGGLEPAYFHNVANTVAPVITISASGANAGYTRLYNTDIWASDCSYIDASYGDKLYFIYTFLKNNKEVIDNLQRGAAQPHVYAKDINALSTYIPESTIMEPFCNLVAPLFKKIAVQERLISELKQARDKLLPKLMSGEIEV